The Candidatus Tanganyikabacteria bacterium genomic interval TGTTGCTGGCTCCCGCCGCCGCGCCCCCCGTGCAGACGGTCTATCACTGGGACAACCTGGTGCTGATCGCCCTGTTCACGCTCACCAGCTACGTGACGCAGAAGATCATGACCACGAACCCCGACGATCCGATGCAGCGGCAAATGCTCTTGATCGCGCCGCTCATGGGCCCCATGATCGGATGGGTTCTGCCCTCGGGGGTATTACTCTATCTAGTGGTATCCGGGGTGTTCACGATCGGGCAGTATGTCGTACTGCTCAGGCAGTTCCCGCCGGATCCCACCGCGGTGCCGGCAACGGGGCCGCAAGGGGTCAAGACGCTCGAAGCCGAGCCCAAGGCGCAAGCGCCCAAGGCTACGGGTTCGCAGGCTCCCGCCGCAGAAGCGGGGCCGGTCATGGGTCTCAACGGGGACATCCCCATGTCGCGGGCGGCACGGCGCCGGGCCAGTCGCAAACACAAGAGATAGGCAGCTCTCATGGAAGACACCGAAGACCTCGTACAACCCCTGACGCTCGAGCAGCAGAGCGCCATCGTCCAGGCGCGTGATTGGCTGGCGGACCTGCTCCAGGGCATCGGGCACGGCGCCGAGGTCG includes:
- a CDS encoding membrane protein insertase YidC; its protein translation is MNPIDYLRDAVMIPIITFFHDFVPPHNWGLAIVLLTLSVKFALYPLTARQFANMRVMQKLQPKLKELQEKHKGDPQKLQLEMMELYKQHNTTPFGGCLPIFIQIPILFALYASLTAPQMIETLHLAPHGEKSLLFIRDLLANGVVEKMLLAPAAAPPVQTVYHWDNLVLIALFTLTSYVTQKIMTTNPDDPMQRQMLLIAPLMGPMIGWVLPSGVLLYLVVSGVFTIGQYVVLLRQFPPDPTAVPATGPQGVKTLEAEPKAQAPKATGSQAPAAEAGPVMGLNGDIPMSRAARRRASRKHKR